In one window of Streptomyces sp. NBC_01224 DNA:
- a CDS encoding TetR/AcrR family transcriptional regulator produces the protein MAAARELLDAEGPDALSMRRIAERVGIRAPSLYKHFPDKAAVEAGLQAQGMTQLAEDLEAAEAEIGVEPPLFVLARAYRRHALASPHLYRIAHTRPLARTALPEGLEDRAATPLARAVHGDIDIARSFWAFAHGMVVLELDGRFPPGADLDAAWRTGCEAFVQAIRNKTRGDTV, from the coding sequence ATGGCCGCCGCCCGGGAACTGCTCGACGCCGAAGGGCCGGATGCGTTGTCGATGCGGCGCATCGCCGAGCGTGTCGGCATCCGGGCGCCTTCCTTGTACAAGCACTTTCCTGACAAGGCCGCTGTCGAGGCCGGGCTCCAGGCGCAGGGGATGACCCAGTTGGCGGAGGATCTGGAGGCCGCCGAAGCCGAGATCGGCGTCGAACCGCCCCTGTTTGTGCTCGCCCGCGCCTACCGACGGCACGCTCTCGCCAGTCCGCACCTCTACCGCATCGCCCATACTCGGCCGCTCGCCCGCACCGCACTCCCCGAGGGACTCGAAGATCGCGCGGCGACGCCGCTGGCCCGCGCGGTGCACGGCGACATCGACATCGCGCGCTCGTTCTGGGCATTCGCGCACGGCATGGTCGTGCTCGAACTCGACGGCCGCTTCCCGCCCGGCGCAGACCTGGACGCCGCATGGCGCACCGGCTGCGAGGCGTTCGTCCAGGCAATCCGAAACAAGACCCGGGGAGACACCGTATGA
- the lgt gene encoding prolipoprotein diacylglyceryl transferase — translation MDLAYLPSPSTGVLHLGPVPLRAYAFCIILGVFVAVWLGNRRWVARGGDQGVIADVTIWAVPFGIAGGRLYHVITSPDAYFGERGEPIRALYVWEGGLGIWGAIALGGVGAWIGCRRRRIPFPAFTDAVAPGIALAQAIGRWGNWFNQELYGRPTTLPWGLEIDRAHRPSDMLDIATYHPTFLYESLWDIGVAAVALWAARRFALGHGRTFALYVAAYTVGRFWTEYLRIDESHTFLGLRLNNWTSVVVFLGAIACLAVSARRHPGIDDVTRSKVEGGNARAGEPRLDVAVKTGGATHDDT, via the coding sequence ATGGATCTCGCCTACCTTCCCAGTCCTTCGACCGGGGTCCTTCACCTCGGCCCGGTTCCGTTGAGGGCGTACGCCTTCTGCATCATCCTGGGCGTGTTCGTGGCCGTCTGGCTCGGCAACCGGCGCTGGGTCGCGCGGGGCGGGGATCAGGGCGTCATCGCGGACGTCACCATCTGGGCAGTGCCATTCGGCATCGCCGGTGGACGGCTGTACCACGTGATCACCAGCCCCGACGCGTACTTCGGCGAACGCGGCGAGCCGATCCGAGCCCTGTACGTGTGGGAGGGCGGGCTCGGTATCTGGGGCGCCATCGCCCTGGGCGGGGTCGGCGCGTGGATCGGCTGCCGTCGCCGCCGCATCCCCTTCCCCGCCTTCACGGACGCGGTCGCCCCTGGCATAGCCCTGGCCCAGGCGATCGGCCGCTGGGGCAACTGGTTCAACCAGGAACTCTACGGCCGCCCCACCACGCTCCCCTGGGGCCTGGAGATCGACCGCGCGCACCGTCCGTCCGACATGCTCGACATCGCGACGTACCATCCCACCTTCCTCTACGAGTCCCTCTGGGACATCGGCGTCGCCGCAGTGGCCCTGTGGGCGGCCCGCCGGTTCGCGCTCGGTCACGGCAGGACCTTCGCCCTGTACGTCGCCGCCTACACGGTCGGCCGGTTCTGGACCGAGTACCTGCGCATCGACGAGTCCCACACGTTCCTCGGCCTGCGCCTGAACAACTGGACCTCTGTCGTGGTCTTCCTTGGCGCCATCGCCTGCCTCGCCGTGTCGGCCCGCCGCCACCCGGGCATCGACGACGTGACGCGATCGAAGGTCGAGGGCGGCAACGCGAGGGCCGGCGAGCCGCGCCTGGACGTCGCCGTCAAGACAGGGGGAGCCACGCACG